In Rhodospirillum rubrum ATCC 11170, a genomic segment contains:
- a CDS encoding replication-associated recombination protein A: MTKGLFDEAAPRPLADRLRPRQLAEVVGQDHLVGPDGPLGRMTAAHRLASVVLWGPPGCGKTTIARLLADSTDLHFEPLSAVFAGVADLRKIFTAARERRTVGRGTLLFIDEIHRFNRAQQDGFLPYVEDGTVVLVGATTENPSFELNAALLSRCQVLVLRRLDDAALETLIARAEAECGRSLPLSAEGRETLRALADGDGRYLLNLAEELIALPAEPLLDAAGLARVVQRRAPQYDKDREGHYNLISALHKALRGSDTDAALYWMGRMLAGGEDPLYLLRRLTRFAVEDIGLADPDALRHAVAAWDTYERLGSPEGELALANLVIYLGTAPKSNAAYKAYGAAMRAAKQTGSLMPPLHILNAPTKMMKELGYSQGYAYDHDAPDGFSGQNYFPDGMARQRFYNPPERGFEREVRKRLAWWDKLRRERRAAEPGDDDQS, from the coding sequence ATGACCAAGGGATTGTTCGACGAGGCCGCCCCCCGGCCTTTGGCCGACCGCCTGCGTCCCCGCCAGCTTGCCGAGGTGGTCGGACAAGATCATCTGGTCGGGCCGGACGGACCGCTGGGGCGGATGACGGCGGCGCATCGGTTGGCCTCGGTCGTGCTGTGGGGACCGCCGGGCTGTGGCAAGACCACCATCGCCCGCCTGCTCGCCGATAGCACCGATCTTCATTTCGAACCGCTGTCGGCGGTCTTCGCCGGGGTCGCCGATCTGCGCAAGATCTTCACCGCCGCGCGTGAGCGGCGGACGGTGGGGCGCGGCACCTTGCTGTTCATCGACGAGATCCATCGCTTCAACCGCGCCCAGCAGGATGGCTTCCTGCCCTATGTCGAGGACGGTACGGTGGTGCTGGTCGGCGCGACCACCGAGAACCCGTCCTTCGAACTGAACGCCGCCTTGTTGTCGCGCTGTCAGGTGCTGGTGCTGCGTCGGCTGGACGATGCGGCCCTGGAAACCCTGATCGCCCGCGCCGAGGCCGAATGCGGCCGCAGCCTGCCGTTGAGCGCCGAGGGCCGCGAGACCCTGCGCGCCCTGGCCGATGGCGACGGGCGCTATCTGCTTAATCTTGCCGAGGAACTGATCGCCCTGCCGGCCGAGCCGCTGCTTGACGCCGCCGGTCTGGCCCGCGTCGTTCAGCGCCGGGCGCCGCAATACGACAAGGACCGCGAGGGCCATTACAACCTGATCAGCGCCCTGCACAAGGCGCTGCGCGGGTCGGATACCGACGCGGCGCTCTATTGGATGGGGCGGATGCTGGCCGGCGGCGAGGATCCGCTGTATCTGCTGCGCCGGCTGACCCGCTTCGCCGTCGAGGATATCGGTCTGGCCGATCCCGACGCCCTGCGCCACGCCGTGGCGGCCTGGGACACCTATGAACGCCTGGGCTCGCCCGAGGGCGAACTGGCCCTGGCCAATCTGGTGATCTATCTGGGCACGGCGCCCAAATCCAACGCCGCCTATAAGGCCTATGGCGCGGCGATGCGGGCGGCCAAGCAGACCGGATCGCTGATGCCGCCCCTGCATATCCTGAACGCCCCGACCAAGATGATGAAAGAGCTTGGCTATTCCCAAGGATACGCTTACGACCATGACGCCCCGGATGGCTTTAGCGGCCAGAACTATTTTCCAGACGGCATGGCGCGTCAGCGCTTCTACAATCCCCCCGAACGCGGTTTCGAGCGCGAAGTGCGCAAACGTCTGGCGTGGTGGGATAAATTGCGCCGTGAGCGCCGCGCCGCCGAGCCCGGGGACGACGAT